The Allorhodopirellula heiligendammensis genome includes a window with the following:
- a CDS encoding NUDIX hydrolase, with protein sequence MSISNSVRPPIAPRQNRKRGVIGVIFRDDRLLIIRRSLTVNAPGKLCLPGGGIESGESEEEALVREMQEEIAVDVEPVRLCHRSVTPWGTRLAWWISEIQGDVEPVANPDEVAEIHWMTPRDIATARNVLPSLPEFIAQWRAGHIDLPWNAPSE encoded by the coding sequence ATGTCCATTTCAAATAGTGTTCGTCCCCCGATTGCCCCCCGCCAGAACCGCAAACGCGGTGTCATTGGCGTCATCTTTCGCGATGATCGGTTGCTGATCATCCGTCGCTCGTTGACGGTCAATGCCCCCGGGAAACTGTGTTTACCCGGCGGCGGTATTGAATCGGGCGAGAGCGAGGAAGAAGCCCTCGTGCGTGAAATGCAGGAAGAGATCGCGGTCGATGTTGAACCGGTCCGACTCTGTCATCGCAGCGTCACACCCTGGGGCACTCGCTTAGCTTGGTGGATTTCCGAGATCCAGGGCGATGTCGAACCGGTCGCCAACCCCGATGAAGTTGCCGAAATCCACTGGATGACTCCGCGTGACATCGCCACAGCCAGAAATGTTCTGCCGAGTCTGCCGGAGTTTATCGCCCAGTGGCGGGCCGGCCACATTGACCTGCCGTGGAACGCGCCGAGCGAATAG
- a CDS encoding Uma2 family endonuclease, translating into MSTARNFDSLSVEEYLAGELESDIKYEYVNGRVYAMAGGKNLHHRIASRALVALAVKLGDSECEAYNSDAKVRVQIQAKTYFYYPDAMVVCESNPDDDTYQDRPVVIVEVISESTRRIDEGEKADHYLSIPSLQAYVLLEQSVAAARVLQRNDNGQFEESVFTQPDSVITIDALDLQLPLREIYAGIAFATEPGSA; encoded by the coding sequence ATGAGCACCGCAAGAAATTTTGATTCGTTATCCGTCGAGGAATATCTCGCAGGCGAGCTGGAGTCCGACATCAAGTACGAGTACGTCAACGGGCGTGTTTACGCAATGGCGGGCGGCAAGAATCTTCATCATCGTATTGCATCGCGTGCGCTCGTTGCTTTGGCGGTGAAACTGGGTGACTCGGAATGCGAAGCTTACAACTCCGACGCGAAAGTGCGAGTGCAGATTCAGGCGAAGACCTACTTCTATTACCCTGACGCAATGGTGGTGTGCGAGTCGAATCCTGACGATGACACCTACCAAGATCGTCCAGTGGTCATTGTGGAAGTCATTTCAGAAAGCACACGGCGAATCGACGAAGGTGAAAAGGCGGATCACTACCTTTCGATCCCCTCGCTCCAGGCCTACGTGCTTTTGGAGCAATCCGTCGCAGCCGCTCGCGTGTTACAGCGCAACGACAACGGGCAGTTTGAGGAATCCGTCTTCACCCAGCCCGATTCGGTGATCACCATTGATGCCTTGGACTTGCAATTGCCACTTCGTGAAATCTATGCCGGCATCGCGTTCGCAACCGAGCCTGGATCAGCCTAG